In a single window of the Helicobacter felis ATCC 49179 genome:
- a CDS encoding LPS-assembly protein LptD gives MLWRFVLLCWFLWTAIEAKQQVAVQKFNKKNHKIFEILADRVEAKNNVVTATGHAILLNYDVYIMADEVSYNTEAKEATLNGHVKIYRGEGLLVRAEHIKIKLNKHYELIFPFYVQDSVSGIWISADIAHANQNTYRIKNLTASGCSVENPIWHINATSGSFNADKSHLSLWNPKIYLGNIPVLYLPYIFMSTSTKRTSGLLYPEFGTSNLAGFIYLQPIYIAPRDSWDMTLTPQIRSKRGLGLNFNFRMVNKHQDKFLFNMRYFRNYDHYTKQYNLRNQNVFGFEALQASRQVLQKYFGLKSHLDNAFYLDFLYMNDLDYVRFEKVNQRITDATHMSRGNYYVQTNNNYYGLNLKYFLNLNKINNDRTFQSLPSLQYHKYLAPLGWKHLLYSLDYQFHDIVRQVGYGYLQNSAKVPLGLQFSLFKKYLSVGLWNTFNFSNVVMTDQKNSYVPSIQGVSRNYGNAFSGSYALYLNSDLAREYNKLLHTMQLEAVLQGTYYNFTNGLFNNQMYVLSAQARNDFTSDTLSNYDYRGQVYDSVWNPAAIIEPNPSRGQLNLNLTQYLYGTDGHELFYWRISQALDFSDKVSFFRMPMETKIGFSPLKGLNIYGTLFYSWYYNSLDEVSINANYNYKFLNANISYYLKSNFNDNGINKIVENSSNYLKAGLSNDFRWFSLTSSIGYDIKNNVVLNWDIGIFKKIRCFGIGLMFVNRRRPVLTNDPADPLRVYENNYVKLELDFSPITKTNITYRQLKQ, from the coding sequence ATGCTCTGGCGTTTTGTTCTTTTATGTTGGTTTTTATGGACGGCTATAGAAGCAAAACAGCAGGTCGCTGTGCAAAAATTCAATAAAAAAAACCACAAGATTTTTGAGATTTTAGCCGATCGTGTGGAGGCTAAAAACAATGTAGTAACTGCTACTGGGCATGCGATTTTGCTTAACTATGATGTTTATATCATGGCTGATGAAGTTTCCTATAACACGGAAGCAAAAGAAGCTACCCTCAATGGTCATGTCAAGATTTATAGAGGTGAGGGGCTTTTGGTGCGCGCCGAACATATTAAGATCAAGCTCAATAAACACTACGAGCTCATTTTTCCTTTTTATGTGCAGGATAGTGTGAGTGGGATATGGATCAGCGCAGACATCGCCCATGCCAATCAAAACACCTACCGCATTAAAAACCTCACCGCTTCAGGCTGTAGTGTAGAAAACCCTATTTGGCATATCAACGCCACTTCTGGATCTTTTAATGCAGATAAATCCCATTTGAGTTTATGGAATCCTAAGATTTATCTAGGGAATATCCCCGTGCTTTACTTGCCCTATATTTTTATGTCCACTAGCACGAAACGCACCAGTGGGCTTCTCTATCCAGAATTTGGCACTTCTAACTTAGCCGGCTTTATCTATTTGCAACCCATCTACATCGCTCCTAGAGATTCTTGGGACATGACCTTAACGCCTCAAATCCGCTCTAAAAGAGGTTTAGGGCTGAATTTTAATTTTAGAATGGTCAACAAGCACCAAGATAAATTTTTATTCAATATGCGCTATTTCCGCAACTACGATCACTATACCAAACAATATAATTTGCGTAATCAAAATGTTTTTGGTTTTGAAGCCCTGCAGGCTAGCCGTCAGGTTTTGCAAAAATATTTTGGCTTGAAATCTCATTTAGACAACGCCTTTTATCTTGATTTTCTTTATATGAACGATTTGGACTATGTGCGCTTTGAAAAAGTCAACCAGCGCATCACAGATGCAACCCATATGTCAAGGGGCAATTACTATGTCCAAACCAACAACAATTATTATGGCTTAAATCTCAAGTATTTTCTCAATCTCAATAAAATCAACAACGACCGCACCTTTCAATCTCTCCCTAGTCTGCAATACCATAAATACCTAGCTCCTTTGGGTTGGAAACATCTCCTCTACTCTTTGGATTATCAATTTCATGATATTGTGCGCCAAGTGGGCTATGGATATTTGCAAAACAGCGCTAAAGTGCCTCTAGGCTTACAATTTTCCTTGTTTAAAAAATACCTCTCTGTGGGACTTTGGAACACTTTCAACTTTAGCAATGTGGTGATGACAGATCAGAAAAATAGCTATGTTCCTAGCATACAGGGCGTGAGTCGCAATTATGGGAATGCCTTTTCTGGCTCTTATGCCCTCTATCTCAACTCGGATTTGGCGCGTGAATACAATAAGCTCCTGCATACCATGCAATTAGAGGCTGTGTTGCAGGGAACTTATTATAACTTCACCAACGGGCTTTTTAATAACCAAATGTATGTGTTGAGCGCGCAGGCGCGCAATGATTTTACTTCAGACACTCTTAGCAATTACGATTATCGAGGACAGGTTTATGATTCGGTGTGGAATCCTGCAGCCATCATTGAGCCCAACCCCTCAAGAGGGCAACTCAATTTAAATCTTACGCAATATCTCTACGGCACAGATGGCCACGAACTATTTTATTGGCGCATCTCTCAGGCCTTAGATTTTTCGGACAAGGTTTCTTTTTTTCGTATGCCCATGGAGACTAAAATAGGGTTTTCCCCACTCAAGGGACTTAATATTTATGGCACTCTCTTTTACTCTTGGTATTACAACAGCCTTGATGAGGTGTCTATCAATGCTAACTACAATTATAAATTTCTTAATGCCAATATCTCCTACTACCTCAAATCTAATTTCAATGACAACGGCATCAATAAAATTGTCGAAAATAGTTCTAATTATCTTAAAGCCGGTCTTAGCAATGATTTCCGCTGGTTTTCACTCACAAGCTCTATTGGTTATGACATTAAAAATAATGTCGTGCTCAACTGGGATATTGGTATCTTCAAAAAAATTCGTTGTTTTGGAATCGGTTTGATGTTTGTGAATCGTCGCCGGCCCGTGCTTACCAATGACCCCGCCGATCCTCTAAGAGTCTATGAGAATAATTATGTCAAACTAGAATTGGACTTTTCTCCTATTACCAAAACCAATATCACCTACCGACAGCTGAAACAATGA
- a CDS encoding phosphoribosyltransferase: MIAQDYRFEDHQDALEKLMNEIMMRHLDLHNAIVLATSLSGIQYANTLASKFHTDRDFLFSGSIYAPLNRECEIALVSEGMDIIMHEKLIQAFGISLDYVYGEAKRVYEEEILSKIYKFRKGNMLKSLAHKNVLLVDQGIETGITAGLAIQTCMDKQAKSISVLTPILPKSVEENLSLICDNVVSVYRPDFFVSIEHHYKKPLKLSAAEIEAFFSDSSKPIHKGEL, encoded by the coding sequence ATGATTGCGCAAGATTATCGTTTTGAAGACCATCAGGACGCTTTAGAAAAACTGATGAATGAGATTATGATGCGTCATTTAGATTTACACAATGCCATTGTGTTGGCAACCAGTCTAAGTGGTATCCAATACGCCAACACCCTCGCTAGTAAATTCCACACAGATCGCGATTTCCTTTTTAGTGGCTCTATTTATGCGCCCTTAAATCGCGAATGTGAAATCGCGCTTGTAAGCGAGGGGATGGATATTATCATGCATGAAAAGCTCATTCAAGCCTTTGGGATCAGCTTGGATTATGTCTATGGTGAAGCTAAACGGGTGTATGAAGAGGAAATCCTCTCTAAAATCTACAAATTTCGCAAGGGCAACATGCTCAAATCTCTAGCGCATAAAAATGTCTTATTAGTCGATCAGGGCATTGAAACAGGCATTACAGCCGGCCTAGCGATTCAAACTTGTATGGATAAACAGGCTAAAAGTATCTCTGTGCTCACTCCGATTTTGCCCAAATCTGTGGAAGAAAATCTTAGCCTGATTTGTGATAATGTAGTGAGTGTCTACCGCCCTGATTTTTTTGTATCCATTGAACATCACTATAAGAAGCCTCTAAAACTAAGTGCAGCTGAAATCGAGGCTTTCTTTTCAGACTCTAGTAAACCAATTCATAAAGGAGAATTATGA
- a CDS encoding polyribonucleotide nucleotidyltransferase: MTIRIHHEEYRLNDIAKQATSALLYRHKGCVILATIMVDKACVEENFLPLSVHFSQRAYAIGRIPGGFNKREGKLSEFETLTSRAIDRSLRPLFAKDYAHPTQITLLVLSHDQQSDLQVCALHAAANALYLANLGIENVAAVRVGRIGGKIVYNPNATELQKSDLNLYVSGTSEALLMVEMHSQESLPEATLLDLLEKAQKHIRENCLQFQKSFAPHRKAPLAINTPTPPNPTLELLLKQHFHQQILEIKTQMAKSEREVDFAHLTTAIAHTLQEKGHSYTFEQIQRSLERYTHQCIREEILHTKTRPDGRGFETIRPISIETNLLPHCHGSALFTRGHTQALVVCTVGGPNDAKLQENLDGLHKERFMFHYNFPPFSVGEATPLSAPGRREIGHGNLAKCALQGSILESDQTIRLVSEILESNGSSSMASVCGGSLALYASGIKLKSLIAGVAMGLIIQGEETAILSDISALEDMQGDMDFKIAGNLEGVVALQMDTKIAGLSLALLSQILQQAKEARGAILECMEQAIEGIMPNTDALPTQESFSVPPKKIATIIGPSGKSIKEIIERFEVQIELDKTSGAVCISGGAQNVLDAKEYILEMTGFQPYHVEEVLEVEIKKVVDFGIFVRLPRGGDALLHKSHLEKRDLDKDSFMENNTLECRIIAIHDDSGKIDVDLA, translated from the coding sequence ATGACCATTCGTATTCATCACGAGGAGTATCGCCTCAATGACATTGCCAAACAGGCCACTAGCGCGCTTCTTTATCGCCATAAGGGTTGCGTGATATTGGCTACCATTATGGTAGATAAGGCCTGTGTAGAGGAAAATTTTCTACCCCTAAGTGTGCATTTTAGTCAAAGAGCTTATGCTATAGGGCGCATTCCGGGTGGGTTTAACAAACGCGAAGGTAAGTTGAGCGAATTTGAAACCCTCACTTCGCGCGCTATCGATCGGAGTTTGCGGCCTCTTTTTGCCAAAGACTATGCCCATCCCACCCAAATTACATTATTGGTCCTCAGCCATGACCAGCAAAGCGATCTGCAAGTTTGCGCCCTGCATGCTGCTGCTAACGCGCTTTATTTGGCTAATCTTGGCATTGAAAATGTAGCTGCGGTGCGTGTGGGTAGAATTGGAGGAAAAATTGTTTACAATCCTAATGCTACAGAGCTACAAAAAAGTGATCTCAATCTCTATGTTTCTGGCACTTCTGAGGCACTGCTCATGGTTGAAATGCATTCTCAAGAGAGCTTACCAGAAGCCACCCTTTTAGATTTGTTAGAAAAAGCGCAAAAACATATCCGCGAAAACTGCTTACAATTTCAAAAAAGCTTTGCGCCTCATAGAAAAGCTCCTCTTGCTATCAATACCCCCACCCCTCCAAATCCTACTTTAGAACTGCTCTTAAAGCAACATTTCCACCAACAGATTTTAGAAATAAAAACACAGATGGCAAAAAGCGAGCGAGAAGTCGATTTTGCTCATTTGACCACCGCCATCGCACACACTCTACAAGAGAAGGGGCATTCCTACACTTTTGAGCAGATTCAAAGGAGCTTAGAGCGTTATACGCATCAATGCATCCGTGAAGAGATTTTACACACCAAGACGCGCCCAGATGGGCGTGGTTTTGAAACTATCCGCCCTATTTCTATTGAAACTAATCTACTACCCCATTGTCATGGGAGTGCACTTTTCACGCGTGGCCATACACAGGCCTTAGTTGTTTGCACCGTGGGAGGGCCCAACGATGCCAAGTTGCAAGAAAATTTAGATGGATTGCACAAGGAGCGTTTTATGTTCCACTATAACTTCCCCCCCTTTAGCGTGGGAGAAGCCACTCCTTTAAGCGCGCCGGGCCGTAGAGAAATTGGACATGGTAATCTAGCCAAATGCGCTTTGCAGGGATCGATCTTAGAGTCCGATCAAACCATCCGCCTTGTTTCAGAAATTTTAGAGTCCAATGGATCAAGCTCAATGGCTAGCGTGTGTGGAGGATCTTTGGCTCTCTATGCAAGCGGGATTAAATTGAAATCCTTAATCGCTGGGGTGGCTATGGGACTCATTATACAAGGCGAAGAAACAGCGATCTTGAGCGATATTAGTGCTTTAGAAGACATGCAAGGGGATATGGATTTCAAGATTGCCGGAAACCTAGAAGGCGTGGTAGCCTTACAAATGGACACTAAAATCGCAGGACTTTCTCTAGCACTTCTATCCCAAATCCTCCAACAGGCCAAAGAAGCACGCGGGGCGATCTTAGAGTGCATGGAGCAAGCTATCGAAGGCATCATGCCCAATACAGATGCTCTGCCCACCCAAGAGAGTTTTTCTGTGCCTCCTAAGAAAATCGCTACGATTATAGGACCTTCTGGAAAAAGCATTAAAGAAATTATTGAGCGTTTTGAGGTGCAGATTGAATTAGATAAAACAAGTGGAGCAGTGTGTATCAGTGGGGGTGCTCAAAATGTTTTAGATGCTAAGGAATACATCTTAGAAATGACAGGATTTCAGCCCTACCATGTAGAAGAGGTCTTAGAGGTAGAGATAAAAAAAGTGGTTGATTTTGGAATTTTTGTGCGTTTGCCACGAGGTGGGGACGCGCTCTTGCATAAAAGTCATTTAGAAAAACGCGATCTAGATAAAGATTCTTTTATGGAAAATAACACTTTAGAGTGCAGGATCATTGCCATTCACGATGATAGCGGTAAAATTGATGTAGATTTGGCTTGA
- a CDS encoding DUF1104 domain-containing protein gives MRRFLGLVMMGALALGVAHAEDYSSLKTGEFLKLAGTLHNAEDVLDYQMEVAKRLKALKGKARTNFKIKLDRTYKANLARMSAKDFMALRKEVASALEEKKKDHSHDELLEMGLDVQVCKGKKRELLCAHKHTKKHGSKHHGHGAKHGHEGMKHENKGAAKQSAPKAEEHKEEASKPASAKAPAKTEEHKEVKQEGGEHHE, from the coding sequence ATGCGTCGTTTTTTAGGTCTTGTGATGATGGGTGCTTTAGCTTTGGGTGTGGCCCATGCGGAGGACTATTCCAGTTTAAAAACTGGTGAGTTTTTAAAATTGGCAGGTACTTTGCACAATGCGGAAGATGTTTTGGATTACCAAATGGAAGTGGCCAAGCGTCTTAAAGCTTTAAAGGGTAAGGCACGCACTAACTTTAAAATTAAGCTAGATCGAACTTACAAAGCTAATCTTGCTAGAATGAGTGCGAAAGACTTTATGGCTTTGCGTAAAGAAGTGGCTAGTGCTCTTGAAGAAAAGAAAAAAGATCATAGCCATGATGAATTATTGGAAATGGGCCTAGATGTGCAAGTGTGTAAGGGTAAAAAACGCGAACTTCTTTGTGCGCATAAACATACTAAAAAACATGGAAGCAAGCATCATGGACATGGGGCTAAACATGGGCATGAAGGCATGAAGCACGAAAATAAAGGAGCGGCTAAACAATCCGCCCCTAAAGCAGAGGAACACAAAGAGGAAGCTAGCAAACCAGCTTCTGCCAAAGCTCCTGCTAAAACTGAGGAACACAAAGAAGTTAAACAAGAAGGTGGCGAACACCACGAATAG
- the dxs gene encoding 1-deoxy-D-xylulose-5-phosphate synthase gives MDAQDLNVYGQESAYLEKICASLRGRILEVVSSRGGHLSSSLGATELIVGLHSVFDKDKHPFIFDTSHQAYAHKLLTGRFEAFDTLRQIHGLSGFCRPSESIYDYFIAGHSSTAISVGVGVAKAYALAGKTEVPVVVVGDGSLSAGLAYEALNELGDRKYPLVILLNDNEMSIAKPIGAISNALSQLMARPLYQSFRDKIKAILKSMPEGVNYLANRFEESFKLITPGIFFEELGISYMGPIDGHDLEAIVQALKLAKETKGPMLIHAQTTKGKGYKIAEGPYEKWHGVGPFDLATGLPKSVKDNSKPLSPTEVYSKTLLAYATEDEKIVGVTAAMPGGTGLGKLLDTYPNRFWDVGIAEQHAVTSMAALAKEGFKPFVSIYSTFLQRAFDQIVHDVAIMSLPVKFAIDRAGIVGEDGETHQGLLDIAYLRPIPNMVLLAPRDNATLECAIAFAHNHDQNPCAFRYPRGSFLLEEGVFEAKPYVYGQCELLKAQGDILFIGYGNGVGRAYQTLKILGDLEIALLDLCFLKPLDRALQEILPRYAYIYVFSDSYASGGVGSALLEYLAKIGYFPKIFKTFELEDAFVLHGNTALVEQSLGIDPNTLASQVLKDYKV, from the coding sequence ATTGATGCGCAAGATTTAAATGTGTATGGGCAAGAAAGCGCGTATTTAGAAAAAATTTGCGCCTCATTGAGAGGCCGTATCTTAGAGGTAGTTAGTTCTAGGGGAGGACATTTAAGCTCCTCACTAGGGGCCACAGAACTCATTGTGGGCTTGCATAGCGTTTTTGATAAAGATAAGCATCCCTTTATTTTTGACACCAGCCATCAAGCCTATGCGCATAAACTTTTAACTGGGCGTTTTGAGGCCTTTGACACCTTGCGCCAAATTCATGGCCTCAGTGGATTTTGCCGTCCTAGCGAGTCCATTTATGACTACTTCATTGCCGGGCATAGTTCTACGGCGATCTCTGTTGGTGTTGGCGTGGCCAAAGCCTACGCACTTGCAGGTAAAACAGAGGTTCCGGTTGTGGTAGTGGGCGATGGGAGTTTGAGCGCAGGATTAGCCTATGAAGCCCTTAATGAATTGGGCGATCGCAAATACCCTCTAGTAATTCTCTTAAATGACAATGAAATGAGTATCGCTAAACCCATTGGGGCGATTAGCAATGCGCTCTCTCAACTAATGGCGCGTCCTCTTTATCAGTCTTTCCGTGACAAAATCAAAGCTATTCTAAAATCCATGCCGGAGGGCGTGAATTATTTGGCTAATCGCTTTGAGGAATCTTTCAAGCTCATCACGCCCGGGATTTTCTTTGAGGAATTAGGCATTAGTTACATGGGTCCTATTGATGGCCATGATTTAGAAGCCATTGTGCAGGCCTTAAAACTAGCCAAAGAGACCAAAGGCCCCATGCTCATCCATGCCCAAACTACGAAGGGCAAGGGGTATAAGATTGCTGAGGGACCTTATGAAAAATGGCATGGAGTAGGACCTTTTGATTTAGCTACAGGATTGCCCAAAAGTGTTAAAGATAACTCTAAACCTTTAAGTCCTACGGAGGTATATTCTAAAACCCTTTTGGCATATGCAACTGAGGATGAAAAGATTGTGGGAGTTACTGCAGCTATGCCCGGAGGAACTGGACTTGGCAAACTCCTAGACACCTACCCCAATCGTTTTTGGGATGTGGGTATTGCTGAACAACATGCCGTAACCTCTATGGCAGCTTTAGCCAAAGAAGGATTTAAGCCCTTTGTAAGCATTTATTCTACCTTTTTACAACGCGCCTTTGATCAAATTGTACACGATGTCGCCATTATGTCCTTACCTGTAAAATTTGCGATCGATCGGGCTGGGATTGTGGGTGAGGATGGAGAAACCCACCAAGGCCTGTTAGACATCGCCTACTTGCGCCCCATTCCAAACATGGTTTTACTAGCACCTCGAGATAACGCTACCTTAGAGTGTGCCATTGCTTTTGCGCACAATCATGATCAAAACCCGTGCGCTTTTCGTTATCCTAGGGGGAGCTTTTTGCTTGAAGAAGGTGTTTTTGAGGCAAAACCCTATGTTTATGGCCAATGTGAACTGCTTAAGGCACAGGGAGATATTTTATTCATCGGATATGGCAATGGCGTAGGACGGGCTTATCAAACTCTAAAGATTCTTGGAGATTTAGAAATTGCATTGCTTGATCTTTGTTTTTTAAAACCCTTAGATCGCGCGCTCCAAGAAATTCTACCACGCTATGCGTATATCTATGTTTTTAGCGATTCCTATGCCAGTGGAGGCGTAGGGAGTGCCTTATTGGAATACTTGGCTAAAATAGGCTATTTTCCTAAAATTTTTAAAACTTTTGAATTAGAAGATGCTTTTGTTTTGCATGGAAATACAGCTCTTGTAGAACAGAGTCTAGGCATCGATCCAAATACTCTAGCCTCTCAAGTTTTAAAAGATTATAAAGTCTAG
- the fliG gene encoding flagellar motor switch protein FliG, which produces MAKLTPRQKTQLDEFTMSEKLAILLIQVGEEATAGILRHLDVDSITEISKQIVQLNGTDKAVGAAVLEEFFVILQSNQYINSGGLEYARELLVKALGPEQAKIILEKLSRSLQTQKNFAYLGRIKPQQLADFIINEHPQTIALILAHMESPNAAETLSFFPDDMKAEVSIRMASLGDISPQVVKRVSTVLENKLEALTSYKVEVGGTRAVAEIFNRLGQKAAKTTLARIENIDAKLANDIKEMMFTFEDISGLDNFAIREILKVADKKDLTLALKTSTEELKAKFLSNMSSRASEQFIEEMAYLGAVKIKDVESAQRKIIEIVQSLAEKGIIQMGGEEDIVE; this is translated from the coding sequence ATGGCAAAGCTAACCCCCAGACAAAAAACTCAGCTCGATGAATTTACGATGTCTGAAAAGCTTGCAATCTTGTTGATTCAAGTGGGCGAAGAGGCCACAGCGGGGATTTTACGCCATTTAGATGTGGACTCCATCACTGAAATTAGCAAGCAGATTGTGCAACTCAATGGCACAGATAAGGCAGTGGGTGCGGCGGTTTTAGAAGAGTTTTTTGTCATTTTACAATCCAATCAATACATCAATAGCGGAGGACTAGAATACGCACGCGAGCTTTTAGTCAAAGCCTTAGGGCCTGAACAAGCCAAGATCATCTTAGAGAAACTTAGCCGTTCTTTACAAACCCAAAAGAATTTCGCTTATTTGGGACGGATCAAGCCCCAACAACTTGCCGACTTTATCATCAACGAACACCCTCAAACTATCGCGCTCATTTTAGCCCACATGGAATCCCCCAATGCTGCTGAAACCTTGAGTTTCTTCCCAGATGACATGAAGGCGGAAGTGAGTATTAGAATGGCTTCCTTAGGAGATATTTCTCCTCAAGTGGTTAAAAGAGTTTCCACCGTTTTAGAGAATAAGTTAGAGGCCCTCACTAGCTACAAGGTAGAAGTAGGTGGCACGCGTGCTGTGGCTGAAATCTTTAACCGCTTGGGTCAAAAGGCAGCCAAAACTACTCTTGCGCGCATTGAAAATATTGATGCTAAGTTGGCCAATGACATTAAAGAAATGATGTTCACCTTTGAAGATATTAGCGGACTTGATAACTTTGCCATTCGTGAAATCCTTAAGGTGGCAGACAAAAAAGACCTTACCCTTGCGCTCAAAACCTCCACTGAGGAGCTTAAAGCCAAATTCTTAAGCAATATGAGTAGCCGTGCGAGCGAACAATTCATTGAGGAAATGGCTTACTTGGGTGCAGTGAAAATTAAAGATGTGGAATCTGCCCAACGCAAGATCATTGAGATAGTCCAATCCCTAGCTGAGAAAGGTATTATCCAAATGGGTGGAGAAGAGGATATTGTTGAATAA
- a CDS encoding F0F1 ATP synthase subunit C, giving the protein MRFFALFFLGMVGLAFGTDISGVEMIKSYSIVGAVVGLGVAACGGAIGMGNAAAAAITGTARNPGVGGKLLTTMFIAMAMIEAQVIYTLVFAIIAVYSNPFLA; this is encoded by the coding sequence ATGAGGTTTTTTGCGCTTTTCTTTTTAGGGATGGTTGGGTTGGCCTTTGGGACGGATATTAGTGGTGTGGAAATGATTAAATCCTACTCCATTGTGGGGGCTGTTGTGGGCTTAGGGGTAGCCGCTTGCGGGGGTGCTATTGGGATGGGCAATGCAGCTGCAGCAGCTATCACGGGTACAGCGCGTAATCCAGGGGTAGGGGGGAAACTCCTAACAACCATGTTTATCGCGATGGCGATGATCGAAGCGCAAGTTATTTACACTTTAGTGTTTGCGATTATTGCGGTTTATAGCAATCCGTTCTTAGCATAG
- the fliH gene encoding flagellar assembly protein FliH, with protein MNNFSEENLIAKDDLAKHSIARYEFKSIADFAPEPEPESNTPRSAPPPPPLESAELTRSIQLENELVECLLKKTDELSSHLAKLQMQFEKSQEESQTLLQQTREDSYKLGFKEGEQKAKDDLSASIEEEKKHLLQSLGTIDQQMQQSQAHLETLEKELSAIAVEIAKEVIVKEVEEKSQEVALALAKQLLQNIMDATDICLKVNTLDYPYLSQHLKDMPKIKLEPNDAIAKGGVLISSSQGNIDGNLMTRYKNLKESVLDNLKV; from the coding sequence TTGAATAATTTTAGTGAAGAAAACCTGATCGCCAAGGACGATCTTGCCAAGCATAGCATCGCGCGCTACGAGTTTAAATCCATTGCCGATTTTGCCCCAGAACCTGAGCCTGAGAGCAACACACCGCGTAGCGCGCCCCCTCCTCCACCTTTGGAGTCTGCAGAGCTCACGCGTTCCATCCAATTAGAAAATGAGCTTGTAGAGTGTTTGCTCAAGAAAACCGATGAACTCTCTAGCCATTTGGCCAAGTTGCAGATGCAGTTTGAAAAAAGTCAAGAAGAAAGCCAAACCCTTTTGCAACAGACTAGGGAGGATAGCTATAAGTTAGGTTTTAAAGAAGGAGAGCAAAAAGCTAAAGATGACTTGAGCGCGAGCATTGAGGAGGAGAAAAAACACCTCCTGCAATCCTTAGGCACTATTGATCAACAAATGCAACAATCTCAAGCCCACCTAGAGACACTAGAAAAAGAACTCAGCGCGATCGCTGTGGAGATCGCTAAAGAAGTCATTGTAAAGGAAGTGGAGGAGAAAAGCCAAGAGGTTGCTCTAGCTTTAGCCAAGCAACTTTTACAAAACATCATGGACGCTACGGATATTTGCTTGAAAGTCAATACGCTAGATTACCCTTACCTCTCCCAACACCTTAAGGACATGCCAAAAATCAAGCTAGAACCCAATGATGCGATCGCTAAAGGAGGAGTGCTCATTAGCAGTTCTCAGGGAAATATCGATGGCAATTTAATGACGCGCTATAAAAATCTTAAAGAAAGTGTATTAGACAACTTAAAGGTATAA